The Novibacillus thermophilus genome segment AAGTACATCGCCATCACCGCCGCTTCCGTTCCCCCGACAGACTCCGGCAGCTCATGAAACGGTACGACGCGCACGTCCGGAATACGCATGCGGACTCTTACACCGAGCAGTTCGGACAAGGCGGTAGCGGCATTTCCCGCTCCGATGTTAGCTGCTTCCCGCAACAAGTCCAGTTGGTCATTTGAAGGCTGAGCTGACATTTTGTGGGTATCCTCAATCCTCTTTTTGTATTTCGCGTACGTCTTCTCTGGACAACACGCGATCCAAATTCAACAACACGAGCAAGCGGTCTTCCAGCTTTGCGACCCCTTCTAAATAACGGGCGTCTACTTCGCCCAACCCAGAAGGCGGTTCTTCCACGACGCCTGCGGGAATGTGCATAACGTCGTGAGCGGAGTCGACAATGAGCCCCACTTGTACGTTTTCCGTATGGACGATGACAATGCGGGTCGATTCGTCGTGTTCCTTTTGCGGCATGCCGAATTTGCTCCGCAAGTCGATGACCGGTGTCACGACCCCCCTTAGGTTGATGACTCCTTGGACAAAGTCCGGTACGTTGGCTACCCGTGTAATCGGCTGCATGCGTTCAATCGAGTCCACTTGCTGGACGTCGACCCCGTAATCCTCTTCCCCTAAGCGAAAGACGATGACCTTTCGCCCAGTTTCGGCGACACGCGTTTCCAACGCAAAATCCCTCCCCATCCGTTTTAAGAGTTTATACCGCCATGGCTTCTTGCTGCTGGATTAACGCATTCGTGTCCACAATCAGGGCGACGCGGCCGTCCCCCAAAATGGTCGCTCCCGATATCGCAAACACTTGGTTCAAGTAGTTGCCGAGCGATTTCAGCACGACTTCTTGCTGTCCTAGCAATTCGTCGACCACGAGTCCCGTCAATTGATCCCCCTTCTTCACGATGACGACAAAGACGCTATCGTTGTGGACTCCACCGTCGCGTTGCGGAACGGAAAACACTTCATGCAGGGGGACGAGGGGAACGATCCGTTTGCGGAAGCGGAGTACCGGCTGGCCGTGCACTTTTTGAATCTCGCTTCTGTCGAATTTTCCCGTTTCTAATATCGCGTTTATCGGGATGGCGTACGTCTCGTCGCCGGTGCGCACGAGAAGCGCCGTAAGGATTGACAGCGTCAACGGCAGTTGAATCGAGAACGTCGTCCCCTTGCCTTCCTCTGACTGCACGCTGACACTGCCGCCCAGGGACTCAATTTTCGTCCGCACCACATCGAGTCCCACGCCGCGGCCGGACACGTCTGTCACTTGTTCCGCGGTACTGAAGCCGGAAGCAAACAACAGGTCGTACACTTGAGCATCGCCCAGCTTGTCGGCGCTCTCTCGGTCGATGATGCCGTTTTTAAGCGCTTTTTGTAAGACTTTGTCCCGACTGATGCCCGCCCCGTCATCGGCGATTTCGATGAACGCGTGGTTTCCGCTGTAAAACGCCCGCAGTGAAATGTGCCCGGTTTCCGGCTTACCTTTCTCCCTTCGTTCTTTCGGCGTTTCCAAACCGTGGTCAAGGGCATTGCGCAACAGGTGCACGAGGGGGTCGCCGATTTCATCAATCACAGTGCGATCCAACTCGGTATCGGCTCCCGTTATCTCGAGCTGTACGTCTTTGTTCAATTCTTTTGCCAAGTCGCGCACCATGCGCGGGAATCGGTTAAACACTTGCTCCACCGGTACCATGCGCAAATTCAGAACCGTTTCTTGCAACTCGCTGCCGATGCGGTTCATGTGTTCAACCACTTCGGTCAGATCCGCACGGTTCAACTCGCCGGCAATTTGCTCGATCCGTCCGCGGTCGATCACCCATTCGCTGAACAGGTTCATCAACGCATCCAGACGTTCAATGTCCACGCGGATCGATTTAGTCGCCTTCGCCTTGTGAGCAGGCGCAGAGCGCACAGTTTTCGCCGTCACATCGCCTTTCGCAGTAACACCCTGTTTTTGTTTGAGCGCATCTCTTGACAGCGCCGTGACGTCGACGCTTTCCAGTTCAGATATTTGTTCCAGTGACCGTTTGACATGTTGCTCTTCTTCCTTTGTAATCGTGACGAAATGGAATGTGCGGTCGAATTTTTCCTCCTCTAGATCTTCTACACTCGGAACGGCCTTCGCCACATCTCCTGTCTTTTCCAGCGCCTCGTACACCATGTACGCCCGGGCGCCTTTTAAGACACACTGTTCACTTAGCGTCACTTTGACGAGGAAAACGTAGTAGCCGTTATCGAGAGACGTTTCGAAAAGTTCGCGCTCGTACCCGTCGAAAGAAACGTCCTGCTGCGTGACGGCCGTTTTTTCTTCTTCACCCCCTCGCAGCTTGGACAACAAGTCACTCACGTCAGCCAACGGTTCTCCGTTCGCCGCTTGCTCGACCATCATTTCCAGGCGGTCGACTCCTTGGAACAAAATATCCATCGTCTCGTCCTTAAGTGGGTGAACCCCGTCGCGAACTTGCTGTAGTACATTCTCCAACTCGTGCGTCAAATCGGCCATCGTCTCGAAGCCCATCGTGGCGGACATGCCTTTTAACGTGTGGGCGGAACGAAACAGTTCCTGTACGGGTTCTTTGTTTTCCGGATCGTTTTCCAAATCGAGTAACAAAGTGTTCATCCGCTGCACGTGTTCCCGTCCCTCTTCGACAAAAACGTTCAAATACGTTTGGTCACTCAAGGTTTTCGCCTCCTTCTGTATCCCACCCATCGACGATTTCCACGATTTTGTCCGCCATGGACGCGAGCGGCAAAACTTCGTCCACGCATCCCGCCTCGATGGCGGCTTTCGGCATTCCGAATACGATGCAGCTGGAAGCATCTTGTGCCAACGTGACCACAGCCGGATTGGCTTCCTTTACCTGCTTCATGCCGTTGGCTCCGTCCTTTCCCATTCCCGTGAGGAGTACGAGGGCGACGGGTAAGTGTCTGACTGACTTGAACGACAGGAATAACTGATCGACTGAAGGCTTGTGGCCAGACACAAGATTCCCGTCATCTAACGCGACTCGAAGGTCTTTCCCTTTTTGTGCGACAGTCAAGTGACGGTTCCCCGGGGACACGTACACCTTGCCGCCGAGGACCCGCTCGCCGTGTACAGCCTCCACGACCTGTAGCGCGCACAAGTTGTTTAAACGCTCTGCAAAAGGCCGAGTGAAGGTGTGAGGCATGTGCTGGACGACGAACAACGCGGCGGGAAATGACGGCGGAAATTGCGAAAGTATGTGTTGCAAGGCGCGCGGACCGCCCGTTGAAGCTCCGATTGCAATGAGGCCTTTTACTTCTGCCATGTCACGTCCTTCTCCGAATGGCGTTTAGTAAATAGCGCATAAAGCCTTGGTTCCCTTCATCGCCCTTCTCCGAAAACTCAGCTAAATACCGCTTTGTCATAAGCTCGAGCCGGCGTGTTACAGGACTGTTGGGGAAACATTCACTGAACGGTCTCTGCCGTTTTACCGCACGCACGACGTCCACGTGATCTGGTAAGTAACCGAGCAGCTGTACGTCCCGGTGCAGAAACTGTTTCACCGCGAAACACATTTTCTGACCTGTTCTCTCTCCTTCTCTGCGGTTTGCAGCTCGATTGATAACTGTCCACAGTTTTAAGCTGTCCCGTTGTGTAAACAGGTATTTGATGACCGCGTACCCGTCCGTGATAGCTGTCGGTTCCGGTGTCGTGACGAGTATCGCCTCGTCTGCGGCCAAAATGAGAGAGAGGCTCTCTTTCGTCAATCCGGCTCCGGTGTCTACAATAATAAAATCGGCAAAATCTTGAAGTTCTTTTAACTGAGCCACAAGGTACTCTCCCTGTTCCGGGGTGAGGTCCATCCACTCTTGAACACCGGACCTCCCTGGTACGCAGTAGAGGCCGTTCGGCCCCCGCTCCATGACGTCGTAAACGGTGACTCCGGGTTGCAACAGATCGTACAGCGTTCGGCGCGGCGTCATGTCCATGAGCACATCCATGTTGGCAAACCCGAAGTCAGCGTCAAACACGACCGTTTGGTAGCCTGACTTCGCCAGTTGCATGGAAAAGTTGAGTGTGAAGTTCGTCTTCCCTACCCCCCCTTTGCCGCTCGTGACCGCAATCGTGTGCGCTCTTAGCAGCTTGCGGGACGTACGCGGCACTTTTTCCGCTGTGGCCTGCATGCGCAGTCGAAGTGAATCGGCCTGGTCACGCATTCCCGTCCACTTCTTCCATTATCCACTGCGTCAGCTGATCGGCATCCGCCTCCACCATGTCGTCGGGAACATTTTGACCCGTTGTGATCAGTCCCAGCTTGTACGGTGTTTTGGACACGAGGTTCAGCATTAAACCGTACGAGGTCGTTTCATCAGCTTTCGTCAACAACAGATGAGTCACTGGTATGGACGACACGCTCTCGAGGACCGCGTCAATGTCTTCGTCCCGCATCGTCAAACTGAGCACGAGGTGGATCGCCGCCTGGTCACTGTGCTGTATGTATGCAAACAGTTCCGACACGTTCATTTTCTGCCGGTAGTTGCGCCCCGCTGTATCGACCAGGACGACGTCACAGTGGGACAGTTTTTCCTTCGCTTCTTTCATCTCGTTCGGATCGTGGGCGACGTGAATCGGGACGTTTAGGATGTCTGCGTAGGTCTTGAGCTGTTTGACAGCCGCGATCCTGAACGTATCGGCTGCGATCAGTCCAACGGAAAGGCCTTGCTCCAGTACGTATACGGCGGCCATTTTGGCGATCGTCGTCGTTTTCCCCACCCCGGTCGGACCGATCAGGTAAACCGTCTTCGGTCCAGAGCCAACTGAAAGGGGAGTACCCACTCTTGCTTCAAAACGTTCTCGAATCTCACCGGCCACTAGCGAGTAGATCTCTTTCTCATCCGCGTTTTGAATATCGCGAATACGCGGCTGGACGTTGCGAAAGAGAGAGGCGATGACATCGTCTGTCACGTGCTGGCGTTTAAGGTGCGTCTCGACAGCCGCAAAAGGACGGGGCAGGTCGTTCTGTTGTGTGTACATCCACTGTTCCATCATCTGTTTGATCGATTCTATTTCCCTTTTCAGCCCGTCTTGCGGTGAATCCCTTTCGACGCGGTGTTGTTTCAAACGGGGGCCTTCCACCCCGTGATCGACGGCGGCGATCACTTCAAAGCGCTGCTTGCCGAACAGTCCCCACAACCCCCCGTGCTTAATCGGCTTGCTGTCGAGTATGACAGCCGTATCCCCCAAGTCGTCACGTATGCGAGACATGGCATCCGGTAAGGAATTGGCGACATACCGCTTCACTTTCATCCGAGATTCACCACCCCTACACTTTTAATTTCCACTTGCGGCTCTAACTCATTGTAAGAGAGGACGGGCAAATCCGGCATGACGCGCTCGACGAGTTGCTTGACATGGGTACGCAGGGCCGGCGATGTCAAGATGATCGGTTGCTCGCCGATGTCTGTGAGCCGCTTCACCTGTTCAGACACTTTTTGGTAAAAAAGTTGTGACACGCTCGGTTCCATGGCCAAAAAGCTGCCGCGCTCCGACTGTTGGATGTGGTCCGCCACCTGCTTTTCAGTGTCCGGGCTCAACGTGATCACTTTGACTTCTTTCCCGCTCCCGGCGTATGTGCGAGTAATTTGCCGTGCCAACGCTTGCCGTACGTATTCGGTTAACACGTTCGGATCTTTCGAAAACTGTGACGCGTCGGCCAACGTTTCCAAAATGGTATGTAAATCCCGAATGGAAATCTTTTCACGCAGTAAGTTTTGCAGCACTTTTTGAATCTCTCCGATGGACAGCTTGTCCGGAACGAGTTCCTCGATGAGAGCAGGCGCGCTTTCCTTGACGTGGTCGATGAGGGACTTCGTTTCCTGTCGACCCAGCAGTTCGTGCATGTGGCGTTTAATCGTTTCGGTCAAGTGGGTCGCCACAACGGACGGCGGGTCGACCACTGTGTATCCAGCCTGCTCCGCCTTGTCCCGCACGGTCTCCGCAATCCACAACGCTGGCAGCCCGAACGCCGGCTCCGTCGTTTCCACGCCCTGAACGGACGGGTCTTCGACACCGGGACTCATGGCCAAGTAGTGATCGAGCATCAGTGTGTAACGGGCCACTTCGTTCCCTTTTATTTTGATGACATACTCATTGGGCGCCAGTTGAATGTTGTCGCGGATGCGGATCACCGGAACGATCATCCCCATTTCCAGCGCGCACTGACGTCGAATCATGATCACCCGGTCCAATAAGTCGCCGCCTTGCTTCACATCGGCGAGGGGAATCAGTCCGTACCCAAATTCGAATTCAATGGGGTCAACCGTCAAGAGCGACATGACACTTTCCGGACTGCGTATGCTTTCAGCTTCCGCCTCTTCTTGTTGATCCTCAGACTCCTGCCGTTCCTTTTGTTCCGATTGGAGGAGCACGTAGCCGCCAAGCGCCATGAGCGCGGCGATGGGCAAGGAGATTAAGAGACCGATAGGCGTCAACAGACCGAGTGCCAAAATGACGGCCGCCACGACAAACAGCATCTTCGGATAGGCAAACAGCTGTTTCGTGATGTCGCTGCCCAGATTGCCGTCCGACGCAGCCCGCGTCACCACAATGCCGGTGGCCGTCGAGATGAGGAGGGCCGGGATCTGAGTGACGAGCCCGTCGCCGATGGATAACAGCGTAAATAAACTGGCCGCCTCACGCAACGACATGCCGTGAACGATCATCCCGATGGAAAACCCGCCGATGATGTTCACCATTAAGATGACGATGCTCGCAATGGCATCCCCTTTGATAAATTTACTGGCCCCGTCCATGGCGCCGTAAAAGTCGGCTTCCCGTTCGATTTTCTCCCGCCGTTCCCGGGCCTCGGCATCGGTAATCACGCCGGCATTCAGATCGGCGTCAATACTCATCTGTTTCCCGGGCATCGCGTCCAGGGTGAAGCGGGCCGCCACCTCTGCTACCCGCTCGGCCCCTTTCGTAATGACGATGAATTGAATAGTGACGAGAATGAGAAACACGACAAACCCGATCACAGGGCTGCCGCCGACGACGAACGATCCGAACGTCTCGATAATCTGCCCCGCTTCCCGTATAGAGAGAATGGAGCGCGTCGTGGACACGTTTAACGCCAAGCGAAAGAGCGTCGTCACTAACAGAAGAGACGGAAAAATTGAAAACTGCAGCGGTTCTTTCGTGTTCATCGCCACCAGAATGATCGTGAGAGCGAGCGAGATGTTGATAAAAATGAGAATGTCGAGTAACCACGGCGGCAGCGGGATGATCATCATCATGACGATCAAGATGATGCCGACTAGTACGGATAAGTCCGTCCACTTCATCCGATCACTTCCTCCTTAGCTCTTACGCCGAGTTCCGCGCATGCGGTACACGTACGCCAACACTTCGGCAACCGCCTGAAACAGATCGGGAGGAACCGTCTCTCCGATGTCTAATCGTTCATAAAGGGTTCTGGCCAGCGGTTTGTTCTCCATCACTGGCACCTCGTGAGCTTCTGCCAGTTCCCGCATGCGCTTGGCCAACAAGTCAGTCCCTTTGGCGACTACCTGCGGCGCATCCATCTCTTGCGCTTCATACTTGAGTGCCACTGCGTAATGAGTCGGGTTGGTGATGATGACGTCCGCTTTCGGCACTTCTTGCATCATGCGCTGCATAGCCATTTGCCGCTGTTTCTGTTTCATTTTGTTTTTTATTTCAGGCGGCCCTTCCGTCTTCTTCAACTCGTCTTTAATGTCCTGCTTGGACATGCGAATGTTCTTCTCGTGGTCGTATCGCTGGTACATGTAGTCCGGTATGGACAGCAAGACAAGGGTTAAAGCGACAAATAAACCGAGCTGGACGAGCATTTTCCCGATGGCAGCTGCCGTCCCCCCCACCGGCACCCGGGACAGTTTAAACATGTCCTCGAAGTTGTGCTGCAAGACGAGGATGACAACAGCGGCCACAATCACAAATTTCAGCAAGGATTTGAGAAATTCTACCAGTGCCCGTTTGGAAAATATGCGTTTTGCGCCTTGAACCGGGTTTAGGCGTTCGACCTTCACTTTCAACGGTTCAGTCGTAAACAGCGCCCCGATTTGGACGTAATTGCCGAGCACCCCTGCTGCCAGGGAGGCCGCCATTACGGACAGTACGGCAAAAGCCGAATGCGACAGCACTTCCCCGTATATCTCCTGTACCGTGTCGGGAGTCACCTCAAGCAGAACCCACCCCTCGTCGAACGGCAACCGAAACAAGCGGACAATGTCGCCGGCAATCGCCCCCCCTGCTGCGAACAAAAACAAAAAGACCAACAAAAAAATGAGCGATGACGGCACGTCGGCACTTCTCGCCACCTGTCCTTTTTTACGGGCATCCTGGCGCCGCTTCGGTGTAGCTTTCTCTGTCTTTTCCTGGGCAAACCGCTGTAAATCCAGCGTGAGCATCGGCTACGCCCCCACCACGTTAATCAGTTCCCGCATCGTGGTCGCTATTTGCCGGAAAAGCCGATCAAATATCCAGACAAATCCGGGCAAGACGAGCAGCAACACGACGAAACTCGTCACGATCTTCACCGGCAGTCCGACGACAAATATGTTCATCTGCGGCACGGTACGGGCAATGACCCCTAACCCGATATCGACGAGAAAAAGGGATGCCGCAATCGGCGCCGCCATTTTAAACGCCAGCACAAACATTTCATTAAAACTCGACGCCATCAGCTGGGCGAGGGATCCGCTGTCCCAGGAAAAGACAGGCGTCCGCCCCACCGGCGCCACCTGTAAGCTGGACATGATACCGTCCAACAACATGTGATGGCCGTTTAAACTGAGAAAAACGAGAATGGCGAGCAAATATTTAAAACTTCCCGTGAGCGGCGTCTGGGCACCCGTCTGGGGGTCAATCACATTGGCGAGAATAAATCCCATTTGCACGTCGATGACGGTTCCCGCCACTTGCATCGCCGTCAAAAAGAGCATCGCAATAAAACCCAGACTGATGCCGATCGCCACCTCCTGAATCACGAGCAGCGGAAACGTGATGTCAAAGGCGATCCCTTCGTTCCCCTGGAGGGTCCCGGCGACGAGTAACGTAAACAGGGCGGCGAGCCCGATTCTGAATTGCGGCGGCACTCCGTAACCGCTGAAGATGGGCGCGATGACAAAAAAAGCGGTGACCCGGCACAAGAGGAGCAGAAAAAGCGGAAGCGACGTTTCAAACCATTCCATGCGCGCCCTACCCTACCATGTTGTGCATGTTTCTCAACAGATTGCTGGCGAAATGCACCATTCTCGACAACATCCACGGCCCAAAGACGAGGACAGAGACGAAAACGGCAATAATTTTCGGAATAAAGGCCAACGTTTGCTCCTGTATCTGCGTCGTCGCTTGAAATACACTGACGATGAGCCCGACCAGCAAGCTCATGCCGAGTAGTGGAGCAGACACGAGTAAAATGGTGTAAACGGCTCCCTGCCCGATCTCGATGACTTGCTCCGCACTCATTGAGCGAATCCCTCCCTTGTTGTTGTGCTCACGACTCAAAGCTCATGAGCAGCGATTCCACGACGAGGTACCAACCGTCCACCAAAACGAACAGCAGTATTTTAAACGGCAGTGAAATCATCACCGGGGGAAGCATCATCATTCCCATCGCCATAAGCACACTGGCGACAATCATGTCAATGACTAAAAAGGGGACGAATATCATAAATCCGATCTGAAACGCCGTTTTCAGTTCGCTTATGGCAAAGGACGGGACGAGCACGGTGAGCGACAAGTCCTCAATGTTTTCAGGCCGCTCAGTACCGGAGTACCTCAAAAACAGCTCTAAATCTTTCTCCCGGATGTGCTGAGCCATAAACTGTTTCATTGGCAATACCGCTTCATTTATCGCCTCTTCTTGATCGATCTCCCCCGCCAGGTACGGCTGTACCGCATTGTCGTTAATCTCACCGAATGTAGGGGCCATGACGAAAAAGGTGAGAAACAGGGCTAACCCGATCAATACTTGATTAGGCGGCATCTGCTGCGTCGCCATCGCATGACGCACAAACGAGAGCACGACGACGATGCGAGTAAAACTCGTCATGAGGACGAGAATGGCCGGTGCCAAACTCAACACGGTGAGAAGGAGCAACAGTTGTACGGTAACGGCCACGTCTTGCGGTTCGTCCGAGGTGCCGATCGTGATGTCGACTCCTGGAATGGGAGCGTCCGAGTCTCCGCTCTGAACCGAACACCCCCCTAACAGCAGACCAAACACCAATAAGACGGCAATCCCTGTACGCCTCAATCTGTTATCTCCCTTTCTGCTGAACGCTCCTCCCGCCCGTGCAGCCACTCCTTCAACGTCTGTTCACGCTGTGCGCGCATTGCGTGTAGCTTGCGGTTCAAGATGGACGTAAAGTCACGATTGGAGTCATCGGGTTTTCGGCCGAAAAACGGTACGGTCTTGCCTTCTTTAGACACGTTGAAATCCTG includes the following:
- a CDS encoding chemotaxis protein CheW, which produces METRVAETGRKVIVFRLGEEDYGVDVQQVDSIERMQPITRVANVPDFVQGVINLRGVVTPVIDLRSKFGMPQKEHDESTRIVIVHTENVQVGLIVDSAHDVMHIPAGVVEEPPSGLGEVDARYLEGVAKLEDRLLVLLNLDRVLSREDVREIQKED
- a CDS encoding chemotaxis protein CheA yields the protein MSDQTYLNVFVEEGREHVQRMNTLLLDLENDPENKEPVQELFRSAHTLKGMSATMGFETMADLTHELENVLQQVRDGVHPLKDETMDILFQGVDRLEMMVEQAANGEPLADVSDLLSKLRGGEEEKTAVTQQDVSFDGYERELFETSLDNGYYVFLVKVTLSEQCVLKGARAYMVYEALEKTGDVAKAVPSVEDLEEEKFDRTFHFVTITKEEEQHVKRSLEQISELESVDVTALSRDALKQKQGVTAKGDVTAKTVRSAPAHKAKATKSIRVDIERLDALMNLFSEWVIDRGRIEQIAGELNRADLTEVVEHMNRIGSELQETVLNLRMVPVEQVFNRFPRMVRDLAKELNKDVQLEITGADTELDRTVIDEIGDPLVHLLRNALDHGLETPKERREKGKPETGHISLRAFYSGNHAFIEIADDGAGISRDKVLQKALKNGIIDRESADKLGDAQVYDLLFASGFSTAEQVTDVSGRGVGLDVVRTKIESLGGSVSVQSEEGKGTTFSIQLPLTLSILTALLVRTGDETYAIPINAILETGKFDRSEIQKVHGQPVLRFRKRIVPLVPLHEVFSVPQRDGGVHNDSVFVVIVKKGDQLTGLVVDELLGQQEVVLKSLGNYLNQVFAISGATILGDGRVALIVDTNALIQQQEAMAV
- a CDS encoding CheB methylesterase domain-containing protein; protein product: MAEVKGLIAIGASTGGPRALQHILSQFPPSFPAALFVVQHMPHTFTRPFAERLNNLCALQVVEAVHGERVLGGKVYVSPGNRHLTVAQKGKDLRVALDDGNLVSGHKPSVDQLFLSFKSVRHLPVALVLLTGMGKDGANGMKQVKEANPAVVTLAQDASSCIVFGMPKAAIEAGCVDEVLPLASMADKIVEIVDGWDTEGGENLE
- a CDS encoding MinD/ParA family protein, producing the protein MRDQADSLRLRMQATAEKVPRTSRKLLRAHTIAVTSGKGGVGKTNFTLNFSMQLAKSGYQTVVFDADFGFANMDVLMDMTPRRTLYDLLQPGVTVYDVMERGPNGLYCVPGRSGVQEWMDLTPEQGEYLVAQLKELQDFADFIIVDTGAGLTKESLSLILAADEAILVTTPEPTAITDGYAVIKYLFTQRDSLKLWTVINRAANRREGERTGQKMCFAVKQFLHRDVQLLGYLPDHVDVVRAVKRQRPFSECFPNSPVTRRLELMTKRYLAEFSEKGDEGNQGFMRYLLNAIRRRT
- a CDS encoding AAA family ATPase is translated as MKVKRYVANSLPDAMSRIRDDLGDTAVILDSKPIKHGGLWGLFGKQRFEVIAAVDHGVEGPRLKQHRVERDSPQDGLKREIESIKQMMEQWMYTQQNDLPRPFAAVETHLKRQHVTDDVIASLFRNVQPRIRDIQNADEKEIYSLVAGEIRERFEARVGTPLSVGSGPKTVYLIGPTGVGKTTTIAKMAAVYVLEQGLSVGLIAADTFRIAAVKQLKTYADILNVPIHVAHDPNEMKEAKEKLSHCDVVLVDTAGRNYRQKMNVSELFAYIQHSDQAAIHLVLSLTMRDEDIDAVLESVSSIPVTHLLLTKADETTSYGLMLNLVSKTPYKLGLITTGQNVPDDMVEADADQLTQWIMEEVDGNA
- the flhA gene encoding flagellar biosynthesis protein FlhA; protein product: MKWTDLSVLVGIILIVMMMIIPLPPWLLDILIFINISLALTIILVAMNTKEPLQFSIFPSLLLVTTLFRLALNVSTTRSILSIREAGQIIETFGSFVVGGSPVIGFVVFLILVTIQFIVITKGAERVAEVAARFTLDAMPGKQMSIDADLNAGVITDAEARERREKIEREADFYGAMDGASKFIKGDAIASIVILMVNIIGGFSIGMIVHGMSLREAASLFTLLSIGDGLVTQIPALLISTATGIVVTRAASDGNLGSDITKQLFAYPKMLFVVAAVILALGLLTPIGLLISLPIAALMALGGYVLLQSEQKERQESEDQQEEAEAESIRSPESVMSLLTVDPIEFEFGYGLIPLADVKQGGDLLDRVIMIRRQCALEMGMIVPVIRIRDNIQLAPNEYVIKIKGNEVARYTLMLDHYLAMSPGVEDPSVQGVETTEPAFGLPALWIAETVRDKAEQAGYTVVDPPSVVATHLTETIKRHMHELLGRQETKSLIDHVKESAPALIEELVPDKLSIGEIQKVLQNLLREKISIRDLHTILETLADASQFSKDPNVLTEYVRQALARQITRTYAGSGKEVKVITLSPDTEKQVADHIQQSERGSFLAMEPSVSQLFYQKVSEQVKRLTDIGEQPIILTSPALRTHVKQLVERVMPDLPVLSYNELEPQVEIKSVGVVNLG
- the flhB gene encoding flagellar biosynthesis protein FlhB — encoded protein: MLTLDLQRFAQEKTEKATPKRRQDARKKGQVARSADVPSSLIFLLVFLFLFAAGGAIAGDIVRLFRLPFDEGWVLLEVTPDTVQEIYGEVLSHSAFAVLSVMAASLAAGVLGNYVQIGALFTTEPLKVKVERLNPVQGAKRIFSKRALVEFLKSLLKFVIVAAVVILVLQHNFEDMFKLSRVPVGGTAAAIGKMLVQLGLFVALTLVLLSIPDYMYQRYDHEKNIRMSKQDIKDELKKTEGPPEIKNKMKQKQRQMAMQRMMQEVPKADVIITNPTHYAVALKYEAQEMDAPQVVAKGTDLLAKRMRELAEAHEVPVMENKPLARTLYERLDIGETVPPDLFQAVAEVLAYVYRMRGTRRKS
- the fliR gene encoding flagellar biosynthetic protein FliR, which codes for MEWFETSLPLFLLLLCRVTAFFVIAPIFSGYGVPPQFRIGLAALFTLLVAGTLQGNEGIAFDITFPLLVIQEVAIGISLGFIAMLFLTAMQVAGTVIDVQMGFILANVIDPQTGAQTPLTGSFKYLLAILVFLSLNGHHMLLDGIMSSLQVAPVGRTPVFSWDSGSLAQLMASSFNEMFVLAFKMAAPIAASLFLVDIGLGVIARTVPQMNIFVVGLPVKIVTSFVVLLLVLPGFVWIFDRLFRQIATTMRELINVVGA
- the fliQ gene encoding flagellar biosynthesis protein FliQ, whose amino-acid sequence is MSAEQVIEIGQGAVYTILLVSAPLLGMSLLVGLIVSVFQATTQIQEQTLAFIPKIIAVFVSVLVFGPWMLSRMVHFASNLLRNMHNMVG
- the fliP gene encoding flagellar type III secretion system pore protein FliP (The bacterial flagellar biogenesis protein FliP forms a type III secretion system (T3SS)-type pore required for flagellar assembly.) codes for the protein MVFGLLLGGCSVQSGDSDAPIPGVDITIGTSDEPQDVAVTVQLLLLLTVLSLAPAILVLMTSFTRIVVVLSFVRHAMATQQMPPNQVLIGLALFLTFFVMAPTFGEINDNAVQPYLAGEIDQEEAINEAVLPMKQFMAQHIREKDLELFLRYSGTERPENIEDLSLTVLVPSFAISELKTAFQIGFMIFVPFLVIDMIVASVLMAMGMMMLPPVMISLPFKILLFVLVDGWYLVVESLLMSFES